The Mercurialis annua linkage group LG2, ddMerAnnu1.2, whole genome shotgun sequence genome contains a region encoding:
- the LOC126666672 gene encoding V-type proton ATPase subunit e1 — protein MGFLVTTLIFVVIGIIASICTRICFNRGPSTNLFHLTLVITAVVCCWMMWAIVYMAQMKPLIVPILNESE, from the exons ATGGGATTTTTGGTGACGACTTTAATTTTTGTTGTGATCGGAATAATTGCGTCGATTTGTACCAGAATCTGCTTCAATAGAGGCCCCTCCActaattt GTTCCATTTGACATTGGTGATAACAGCAGTAGTATGCTGTTGGATGAT GTGGGCTATTGTATATATGGCACAGATGAAACCGCTCATTGTTCCAATCTTAAACGAAAGCGAATGA
- the LOC126669993 gene encoding transcription initiation factor TFIID subunit 6-like, whose translation MSIVPKEAIEVVAQSIGITNLSADVALALAPDVEYRVREIMQEAIKCMRHSRRTTLTAEDVDSALSLRNVEPVYGFASGDALRFKRAAGHKDLYYIDDKDVEFKDVVETPLPKAPLDTSVSVHWLAIEGVQPAIPENAPVEAIAVPSDGKKPEYKEDSLPVDVKLPVKHVLSRELQLYFDKITELTMRKPDSILFKQALVSLATDSGLHPLVPYFTYSIADEVTRNLNNFSVLFALMRVARSLLQNPHLHVEPYLHQLMPSLVTCVVAKRLGNRLSDNHWELRDFSANLVALICKRFGHIYHNLQPRVTRTLLHAFLDPSKSFPQHYGAVKGLAALGSNVVRLLILPNLEPYLLLLEPEMLLEKQKNEMKRHEAWRVYGALILAAGLCMHDRIKRLPGILMPPTHDVWKSKGRAGIKMPNKRKASTDNLMQQPPLKKLATDGPIGVIPMNSMHVDMQGATGKYQTAVGASGMNISSMSRQLSSENMSGRDMGQGVSKRSAGLAQAWKEDMDAGLLLASLNELFGESMLCFTPKPELSFFL comes from the exons atgAGTATAGTTCCCAAGGAAGCAATTGAAGTAGTTGCGCAGAGCATTGGAATCACCAATTTATCTGCAGATGTTGCCTTAGCTCTTGCACCTGATGTTGAGTACAGAGTTCGTGAGATTATGCAG GAAGCTATTAAATGTATGCGCCATTCTAGAAGAACTACTCTCACTGCTGAAGATGTTGATAGTGCTCTTAGTTTGAGAAATGTTGAG CCGGTTTATGGATTTGCATCTGGAGATGCGTTGAGGTTTAAGAGAGCGGCTGGACATAAAGATTTATACTACATTGATGACAAGGATGTTGAGTTTAAAGAT GTCGTGGAAACTCCTTTACCAAAGGCGCCTCTTGATACATCTGTTTCAGTTCACTGGCTGGCAATAGAAGGTGTTCAGCCTGCAATTCCAGAAAATGCTCCTGTTGAAG CAATAGCAGTCCCCAGTGATGGTAAAAAGCCTGAATATAAGGAGGATAGTCTTCCTGTTGATGTTAAATTACCTGTCAAGCATGTATTGTCCAGGGAACTTCAG TTGTACTTTGACAAAATTACAGAGCTTACAATGAGAAAGCCTGATTCTATCCTCTTCAAACAAGCTTTAGTTAGCTTGGCAACAGACTCTGGTCTCCATCCTTTAGTTCCTTATTTCACATACTCAATTGCTGATGAG GTTACAAggaatttgaataatttttcagTCCTGTTTGCTTTGATGCGTGTTGCCCGAAGCCTTCTTCAGAACCCCCACTTACACGTAGAACCCTAT CTACACCAACTAATGCCATCTCTCGTTACTTGCGTGGTCGCGAAAAGGTTGGGGAATAGACTGTCTGACAATCATTGGGAGCTAAGAGACTTCTCAGCAAACCTGGTTGCTTTAATATGCAAAAG ATTTGGGCATATTTACCACAATCTTCAGCCACGTGTCACTAGGACTCTACTTCATGCATTCTTGGATCCTTCAAAATCATTCCCTCAACATTATGGTGCAGTAAAAGGATTGGCAGCTTTGGGATCCAATGTG GTTCGTCTTCTTATCCTGCCGAATCTAGAGCCATATCTGCTGCTTCTTGAACCAGAAATGCTTCTTGAGAAGCAAAAGAATGAGATGAAGAGACATGAAGCTTGGCGTGTTTATGGAGCCTTGATA CTTGCAGCTGGTCTATGCATGCATGATCGGATCAAGAGGTTACCCGGTATACTCATGCCACCGACACATGATGTCTGGAAGAGCAAGGGAAGAGCTGGGATTAAAATGCCAA ATAAAAGAAAAGCAAGCACAGACAATCTAATGCAGCAACCACCACTCAAAAAACTAGCAACTGACGGTCCAATTGGTGTAATCCCAATGAACTCGATGCACGTCGATATGCAAGGGGCAACCGGTAAATATCAAACAGCTGTGGGGGCTTCTGGCATGAACATATCATCAATGTCTCGACAGTTATCTAGCGAGAACATGTCCGGAAGGGATATGGGTCAAGGAGTGTCGAAACGATCAGCTGGTCTTGCGCAGGCTTGGAAAGAGGACATGGATGCAGGACTATTGTTGGCATCTTTAAACGAACTATTCGGCGAAAGTATGCTCTGCTTCACTCCCAAGCCTGAGTTGTCTTTTTTCTTGTAA
- the LOC126668114 gene encoding uncharacterized protein LOC126668114, whose product MSNLTKLEFTALDVSGKNYLSWILDAKIHLQASGHEDTIKEGNNASTQDRAKAMIFLRHHLDEGLKNEYLSEDNPLVLWNSLKERFDHQKTVILPKARYDWMHLRLQDFKSVSEYNSAIFRISSKLKLCGETITDEDLLEKTFSTFHASNVVLQQQYREKGFKKYSELISCLLVAEQNNELLMKNHAARPTGSAPFPEVNASAYRSHRGRGRGRGRGHGYGRGGNNYNHIGHNNSFKHKIHHQKWDKKEEKQENKNNGQYKYQVKNVDSKCYRCGMTGHWSRTCRTPKHLVELYQASLKENGKNIETNFVSDDDFDHSLMHNDSIDMTHLDVSDFLENNNNEN is encoded by the coding sequence ATGTCAAACCTTACAAAGCTTGAATTTACGGCACTTGATGTATCTGGAAAAAATTATCTGTCATGGATACTAGATGCAAAAATACATCTGCAAGCCTCAGGTCATGAGGACACTATTAAAGAGGGAAATAATGCCTCTACTCAAGATCGTGCAAAAGCAATGATCTTCCTTCGCCATCATCTTGATGAaggattaaaaaatgaatatctcAGTGAAGATAATCCACTTGTTCTCTGGAATAGTTTAAAAGAACGCTTCGACCATCAGAAGACTGTAATTCTTCCAAAAGCTCGTTATGACTGGATGCATTTAAGATTGCAGGATTTTAAAAGTGTTAGTGAATACAATTCTGCAATATTCCGAATTAGCTCAAAGCTAAAATTGTGTGGAGAAACAATTACTGATGaagatttattagaaaaaacatTTTCCACTTTTCATGCATCTAATGTGGTACTCCAGCAGCAGTATCGTGAGAAAGGCTTTAAGAAATATTCAGAGCTGATTTCTTGCCTTCTAGTGGCTGAGCAGAATAACGAGCTGTTAATGAAAAATCATGCGGCACGACCCACTGGTTCTGCTCCATTTCCTGAAGTAAATGCGAGCGCATATAGATCTCATCGTGGTCGTGGTCGTGGTCGTGGTCGTGGTCATGGTTATGGTCGAGGTGGAAATAATTACAACCATATCGGTCATAATAACTCCTTTAAGCATAAGATTCACCACCAGAAGTGGGATAAGAAAGAGGAGAAACAAGAAAACAAGAACAATGGACAATACAAATATCAAGTGAAAAATGTCGATAGTAAATGTTATCGATGTGGCATGACTGGGCATTGGTCGCGTACCTGTCGTACGCCCAAACATCTTGTTGAGCTTTACCAAGCTTCCCTCAAGGAAAATGGAAAGAATATAGAAACAAATTTTGTTTCTGATGATGATTTTGACCACAGTCTGATGCATAATGACTCTATAGACATGACACATTTAGATGTTTCTGATTTTCTTGAGAACAATAATAATGAAAACTAA
- the LOC126669964 gene encoding cell division protein FtsZ homolog 1, chloroplastic — MAILQIQVLSNPNASSSSSFHHQKLSLPHRTTRSNVSKRHFSSYSAVSCSFSSVESAKIKVVGVGGGGNNAVNRMIGSGLHGVDFYAINTDSQALVQSAAQNPLQIGELLTRGLGTGGNPLLGEQAAEESKDAIANALKGSDLVFITAGMGGGTGSGAAPVVAQISKDAGYLTVGVVTYPFSFEGRKRSLQALEAIEKLQKNVDTLIVIPNDRLLDIADEQTPLQDAFLLADDVLRQGVQGISDIITIPGLVNVDFADVKAVMKDSGTAMLGVGVSSSKNRAEEAAEQATLAPLIGSSIQSATGVVYNITGGKDITLQEVNRVSQVVTSLADPSANIIFGAVVDDRYNGEIHVTIIATGFSQSFQKILLADPKAAKLLERMAGSQESNLKSSTSPSTVPSRSSPPPRRLFF; from the exons ATGGCAATACTTCAAATTCAAGTTCTATCAAACCCAAATGCGTCATCGTCTTCTTCTTTTCACCATCAAAAGCTCTCTCTTCCCCATAGAACTACGCGtagtaatgtttctaaacgccATTTTTCCAGTTATAGTGCTGTTTCCTGCTCCTTTAGCTCTGTTGAGTCTGCCAAAATTAAAGTAGTTGGCGTTGGCGGTGGCGGTAACAATGCTGTTAATCGCATGATTGGCAGTGGTTTGCAC GGTGTTGATTTTTATGCTATAAACACCGATTCTCAAGCATTAGTACAGTCTGCTGCTCAGAACCCGCTTCAGATTGGAGAGCTTTTGACTCGTGGACTAG GTACTGGTGGGAACCCGCTTTTGGGGGAGCAGGCGGCTGAGGAGTCTAAAGATGCCATTGCGAATGCTCTTAAGGGCTCTGATCTTGTTTTCATTACGGCTGGCATGGGTGGAGGTACGGGCTCTGGTGCTGCCCCGGTTGTAGCTCAGATTTCAAAGGATGCTGGATATTTGACTGTTGGTGTTGTTACTTATCCTTTCAGTTTTGAGGGGCGTAAGCGATCACTACAG GCGTTAGAGGCTATCgagaaattacaaaaaaatgtcGATACTCTCATAGTGATACCCAACGACCGGCTACTTGATATTGCTGATGAGCAGACACCCCTTCAGGATGCTTTCCTTCTTGCTGATGATGTTCTACGCCAAGGGGTGCAAGGAATTTCAGATATTATCACA ATACCTGGACTGGTTAATGTGGATTTTGCAGATGTAAAAGCTGTCATGAAGGATTCTGGTACAGCAATGCTCGGAGTTGGAGTTTCCTCTAGCAAAAATCGTGCTGAAGAAGCAGCTGAACAAGCAACCTTGGCTCCCCTGATCGGTTCATCAATTCAGTCAGCAACTGGAGTAGTTTATAACATCACAGGAGGGAAAGACATAACATTGCAGGAAGTGAACAGAGTGTCCCAG GTCGTTACAAGCTTAGCGGATCCATCTGCTAACATAATATTCGGGGCTGTTGTGGATGACCGATATAACGGAGAGATTCATGTAACCATTATTGCAACTGGCTTTTCGCAATCATTTCAGAAGATACTTCTAGCAGATCCCAAGGCTGCCAAACTTCTGGAGAGAATGGCAGGAAGCCAAGAGAGCAATCTGAAGTCCTCAACCTCACCTTCCACGGTGCCTTCTAGATCGTCGCCACCTCCAAGAAGGCTCttcttttga
- the LOC126666771 gene encoding uncharacterized protein LOC126666771, giving the protein MDTFLGNNSVEDVSWLCSLSESELDMLISLKLLVIQKAEVIGREKLASKFDLKLLRALALVLMEYLKGNDKNLTYIPGLANPPIFTDSGSLLHCKMSDLLSIEELKTCSGMHEKKKQTAKRN; this is encoded by the exons ATGGATACATTTTTAGGAAATAATAGTGTTGAAGACGTGAGCTGGCTCTGTTCGCTATCCGAATCTGAGCTC GATATGTTGATTAGCTTAAAATTGCTGGTAATTCAAAAAGCAGAAGTGATTGGTCGTGAGAAATTAGCTTCAAAATTTGATCTAAAACTGCTTCGAGCTCTCG CACTTGTTTTGATGGAATATCTGAAAGGGAACGATAAGAATTTAACATATATTCCGGGCCTGGCCAACCCGCCGATATTCACGGACAGTGGTAGTTTACTGCATTGTAAGATGAGTGACCTGTTGAGCATTGAGGAGCTAAAGACGTGCAGTGGTATGcatgaaaagaaaaaacaaactgCTAAAAG GAACTGA